A single region of the Psychrobacter alimentarius genome encodes:
- a CDS encoding Hpt domain-containing protein, with protein sequence MKNQPNNIVTLEWLLPLFNQQLSQISDGWQSGTDDINQDQIVESYHQVSGALTMARLPLLANLASHLGLLAQSIGHEGLSTYHSRIGQFSHKLLQRELNQYSHTGSYHSDLIQKTVEGLAQALSKLGITTNLPLHFIGSQYEKAYSHLIEDTIFDSIEAIIPANSVTADLTDHHYQQLLLVWRKQVQTLLVTNTNQPSLLAVLEKVSQYLWQTTQNRDVKHLWYLTEIWLRDLARNNTPLPEHYAALLNQLEQAIASFNQHSDEVLSNFIKNLIINVYIELSGLTTSSERTQSVLSHLSQNTSTASRFLPRILSALETLIFNLDEPQTLLVPLQKIKNQLEGRGWTYYGLQVETLLIEIEQALSSETGFVQVQWQIEQKLQALYDAIYNTEQTISLKIGGATSFVSSSELPYRIDMQAPDSYDANTAGENLRELRIAVEEVKQSFNDYLQRQDIHLLPNEAEFARIGESFADMGLPIVRQTIEDVAGIFTQLVIHNIEVLSWDVTQALAEALTSIELLLDYLAQQVFDETVLTQANEYAARAAQLLALYIEAPEKIDDIFLTQKPVATDVLRYDDNGEISPVSHPHLTAQILTDTDDQSVKEQDTSDIRNKTESAALAQVRAAIKADSFEMDAEIRDIFIEEVTDVITDLTDFLPIWQQDKQDLTPLTEVRRGFHTLKGSGRMVGAFSISEMAWSIESLLNRLLDHTLAVTDDVVNLVTETVSILPVLLADFEAQRAPSLDPAVIVLKSQNLMAKQPINTGLAISDTVLIDQQVESDDASFGLEDGLEFEVPNPTDHVETSEILSAVSESHLTKHDERDVLKPLSISEIPAVLMPFMQEAEQLPADASDADPDIKEIFIEEAKEVLAEILPLYEYWQLSPTDLSGLTDIRRGFHTLKGSGRMVGAHYTAELAWAIENMLNRILDRSIAVTDDMCQLVTEVLAAYPTMLNVFENNKQNYPAMIPLWIACANAYSKQQGDAFSYAELSAKQWEQATNDLEDKDSKDSILLDELEEDNEEIDIALQNINSVNEMIAEAPIVLIPQSEQEKAFFEIFIDEAEGLLRDIDRFVDVHQDQTHIEVTDDIVRAFHTLRGASGSSALAAISEVSATIEQSLEQLQQQDIAMNTQHLEALAKSSTLMNGYLHSYEQNFQIQDMQMQDTQSQHDIASLQAMLGEKDYVKETEYISDNKPTIAQLLDNNIDELLDAEWELDNALNHSEIEQVQDYIEQQISQIKHLSDKAKNFPKFTAILTELGHAYAYLHDHLNKVKDTETQAILHAGHAQLVGLFDALAGSTSLKIDKQVLEDLQSIYQTDEHNNEDAFIVRTVPVPDIQLESIDTDAELLEIFLEEAQELDTALDESFNKWRADISNINALKVLQRHLHTIKGGARMAGIRSIGDLTHEAESIYEAFVENRKAPTVQWLEIMQRVQDTISLQVTHMVNHNKSFFTSELIEQLQQFEKAKVLPEIVELIIPNPKNNLEADTYNTAANPVQSIDDVSDTISLDRMIKQSWANGLPDPDILAVFLEEAEELTNRNKYLPIFLKDTSNTTVIQALQRDLHTIKGGARMVTASGIADLAHEMEAVYKDFVDGRRPATKKVVELLVASHDWLADAVSVLRQNVNPPVPGLLIEALQLFSKNPDGLKHIPKESLQAQREAILIAKEKQDSQYLAKDISEMPSMLSSSVTEDDQSVSSNEMIRISGGLIEHMINLSGESAINRARIDMGISSLTNSIEDMGITVQRLADQLRRMEIELEAQILSQIDDELINNEDFDPLEMDQYSSLNQLSKSLTESASDLIDINHTLLEKTRDSESLLLQLSRTQTELQDGLMNSRMVPFTRLTPRLERIVRQTANELNKSVELTIINADDEMDRTILERITSPLEHMLRNAVDHGIENTSTRLKAGKERSGHITLEVHREGSEIVIQLIDDGRGIDVEAVRSKAIAQGLIDANDNSLTDLDVMQYIFNAGLSTSTQVTQISGRGVGMDVVISEIRQLGGVVSVVSELGKGSHFTMRLPLTVAVSDALVVRAADRYYAIPLVQIERVVRVNPEKLYDYYQSNEATLSFEDVDYRVRYLNEILSGNKLNELVVNTNTSLPLILIKNRTGHNIALQVDQIAGSRIEVVVKPLGQQLSHIPGISAATIMGDGSVMLILDLIALMRNVQLGRNLSNADDFKRGRIESKSTILVVDDSVTVRKVTSRFLERQGFNVVVAKDGIDAIDILQDTTPDMILLDIEMPRMDGFEVATQVRHNKHLKHIPIIMITSRTGEKHRERALEIGVNDYMGKPFQEQELLNKIQRILGKEVSLTHEG encoded by the coding sequence ATGAAAAACCAGCCCAATAACATAGTGACGCTTGAGTGGTTGTTACCACTGTTTAATCAACAATTATCACAGATATCTGATGGCTGGCAATCAGGGACTGATGACATTAATCAAGATCAAATAGTAGAGAGCTATCACCAAGTAAGTGGTGCCCTCACCATGGCTCGTCTTCCTTTACTTGCCAATCTTGCTAGTCATTTAGGTTTATTGGCACAATCCATCGGCCATGAAGGCCTCTCTACTTATCACAGCCGTATTGGTCAGTTCTCTCATAAATTGTTGCAGCGCGAGCTAAACCAATATTCGCATACAGGTAGTTATCATAGTGATTTAATTCAGAAAACAGTGGAAGGGCTCGCCCAAGCGCTGTCGAAATTGGGTATAACGACAAACTTGCCTCTGCACTTCATTGGTAGTCAGTATGAGAAAGCATACAGTCACCTTATCGAAGATACTATTTTTGATAGTATTGAGGCCATAATACCAGCAAATAGCGTGACCGCTGATCTGACTGACCATCATTATCAACAGTTACTTCTAGTCTGGCGAAAGCAAGTACAAACCTTATTGGTGACCAATACCAATCAACCCTCTTTGTTGGCAGTTTTAGAAAAGGTTAGTCAGTACTTGTGGCAGACCACACAGAACAGAGACGTAAAACACCTCTGGTATCTGACTGAGATATGGTTGAGAGATCTTGCACGCAATAATACGCCTCTACCTGAACACTATGCTGCATTATTAAATCAGCTTGAGCAAGCCATTGCGTCTTTCAATCAACACTCTGATGAGGTGTTGTCCAATTTTATCAAAAATTTGATCATAAACGTCTATATTGAGTTGAGTGGGCTGACAACAAGTAGCGAGCGTACTCAATCAGTATTGAGTCACTTGTCGCAGAATACATCGACAGCGTCCCGCTTTTTACCGCGAATCCTCAGCGCCCTTGAAACCCTCATTTTTAATCTCGATGAACCTCAAACGCTCTTAGTTCCTTTGCAAAAAATAAAGAACCAACTTGAAGGCCGAGGCTGGACGTATTATGGATTGCAAGTTGAGACACTCCTGATAGAGATAGAGCAGGCTTTGTCCTCAGAGACAGGATTTGTACAAGTACAGTGGCAAATTGAGCAAAAGCTGCAAGCGTTATATGACGCTATTTATAATACAGAACAGACGATATCTCTTAAGATAGGAGGTGCAACCTCTTTTGTTTCGTCATCTGAATTGCCTTATCGTATCGATATGCAAGCGCCAGATAGCTATGACGCCAACACTGCTGGTGAAAACTTACGTGAGCTGCGCATCGCGGTAGAAGAAGTAAAGCAAAGTTTTAATGATTACTTGCAACGTCAAGATATTCATTTATTGCCAAATGAGGCTGAATTTGCTCGCATTGGCGAATCTTTTGCTGATATGGGTTTGCCTATAGTGCGTCAAACCATCGAGGACGTGGCCGGTATATTTACGCAGTTGGTCATTCATAATATTGAGGTGCTTAGCTGGGATGTCACGCAGGCATTGGCGGAGGCATTGACTTCTATTGAGCTGTTGCTTGATTACCTTGCCCAACAAGTTTTTGACGAAACAGTATTAACACAAGCAAATGAATATGCCGCTCGAGCTGCACAGCTACTTGCGCTTTACATTGAGGCACCAGAGAAAATTGACGACATCTTTTTGACTCAAAAACCTGTCGCAACTGACGTCCTTCGTTATGATGATAATGGTGAGATTTCTCCGGTTAGTCATCCGCACTTAACTGCGCAGATTTTAACCGATACAGACGATCAGAGTGTAAAAGAGCAAGATACGTCTGATATCCGCAATAAGACAGAAAGTGCAGCTTTAGCACAAGTTCGCGCAGCCATTAAAGCGGATAGTTTTGAGATGGACGCAGAGATTCGCGACATCTTTATTGAAGAGGTGACGGATGTCATCACTGACCTCACAGACTTTCTACCTATCTGGCAGCAAGACAAACAAGATTTGACCCCACTTACTGAGGTGCGTCGAGGTTTCCATACCCTAAAAGGCTCAGGCCGTATGGTTGGTGCTTTTAGTATTAGTGAAATGGCTTGGTCAATTGAAAGTTTGCTCAACCGCTTGTTAGACCATACTTTGGCTGTCACAGATGACGTGGTTAATCTGGTTACAGAAACTGTAAGCATTCTGCCTGTATTACTCGCAGATTTTGAGGCACAGCGGGCGCCAAGCTTAGATCCAGCAGTCATCGTTTTAAAAAGTCAAAATCTAATGGCAAAGCAGCCTATCAATACGGGTCTCGCTATCTCTGATACCGTTCTAATAGACCAACAAGTAGAATCGGATGACGCTTCTTTTGGACTAGAAGACGGCTTAGAGTTTGAAGTACCGAATCCAACTGACCATGTAGAAACATCTGAAATACTTAGTGCAGTTAGTGAGTCTCACCTAACAAAGCATGATGAAAGAGATGTGTTAAAACCTTTATCGATTTCTGAGATTCCAGCAGTACTCATGCCTTTTATGCAAGAAGCTGAGCAGTTGCCAGCCGATGCAAGCGATGCAGATCCTGATATTAAAGAAATATTTATAGAAGAAGCCAAGGAAGTATTGGCTGAAATACTTCCTTTGTATGAGTATTGGCAACTGTCTCCTACAGATTTAAGTGGGCTGACAGATATCCGCCGAGGGTTCCATACCTTAAAGGGGTCAGGTCGCATGGTGGGTGCTCACTATACTGCTGAGCTGGCTTGGGCCATAGAAAATATGCTCAATCGTATCTTGGATCGTAGTATCGCTGTGACAGATGATATGTGTCAGCTGGTTACAGAGGTATTAGCTGCTTACCCGACCATGCTAAATGTATTTGAAAACAACAAGCAAAATTATCCTGCTATGATACCTCTATGGATTGCTTGTGCGAATGCCTACAGTAAACAGCAAGGTGATGCCTTTAGTTATGCTGAGTTATCTGCCAAGCAATGGGAACAAGCGACAAACGATCTTGAAGATAAAGACAGTAAAGATTCAATATTGTTGGATGAATTAGAAGAGGATAACGAAGAGATAGATATTGCACTGCAAAACATCAACTCTGTGAATGAAATGATCGCAGAAGCTCCCATTGTTCTAATCCCTCAAAGTGAGCAAGAAAAAGCATTTTTTGAGATTTTTATCGACGAGGCAGAAGGATTGTTACGCGATATCGATCGATTCGTTGATGTGCATCAAGATCAAACTCATATTGAAGTCACAGATGATATTGTACGGGCATTTCATACGTTGAGAGGAGCTTCTGGTTCTAGTGCACTGGCTGCTATTAGCGAAGTTAGTGCAACTATTGAGCAGAGCTTAGAGCAGTTGCAGCAACAAGATATAGCCATGAACACTCAGCATTTAGAGGCTTTGGCCAAATCGTCTACGTTGATGAATGGTTATTTGCATAGCTATGAACAAAACTTCCAGATACAAGACATGCAGATGCAAGACACGCAAAGTCAGCATGACATAGCATCATTGCAAGCCATGCTTGGTGAAAAAGACTATGTTAAAGAGACGGAATACATATCTGATAACAAACCGACGATAGCACAGCTATTAGACAACAATATTGACGAGTTGTTAGATGCTGAGTGGGAATTGGACAATGCGCTCAATCATTCTGAAATAGAGCAAGTTCAAGATTATATAGAGCAACAAATATCACAAATAAAGCATTTATCTGATAAGGCAAAAAACTTTCCAAAATTTACGGCCATCCTAACTGAGCTTGGTCATGCTTATGCCTATTTGCACGATCATCTTAATAAAGTAAAAGATACAGAGACTCAAGCCATACTACATGCTGGACATGCTCAGTTAGTGGGATTGTTCGATGCATTGGCTGGTAGTACCTCATTAAAAATAGACAAACAAGTACTCGAAGATTTGCAAAGTATTTACCAAACAGATGAGCACAACAATGAAGACGCTTTTATTGTTCGTACTGTGCCAGTACCAGATATACAACTTGAATCTATTGATACCGATGCTGAGCTACTAGAGATCTTTTTAGAAGAGGCGCAGGAGCTGGATACAGCCCTAGACGAAAGCTTTAATAAGTGGCGTGCAGATATTAGCAATATCAACGCATTAAAGGTCTTACAGCGACATTTGCACACCATCAAAGGTGGTGCACGAATGGCAGGTATCCGCAGTATTGGCGATCTGACGCATGAAGCGGAAAGTATCTATGAAGCCTTCGTAGAAAACAGAAAAGCGCCAACCGTGCAGTGGTTAGAGATTATGCAACGAGTGCAAGATACCATATCTTTGCAAGTAACGCATATGGTGAATCACAACAAATCATTCTTTACCTCAGAACTTATTGAGCAGCTCCAGCAGTTTGAAAAAGCAAAAGTATTGCCAGAGATAGTAGAACTCATCATACCAAACCCAAAAAACAATCTTGAAGCGGACACTTATAATACAGCTGCTAACCCCGTTCAAAGTATCGATGACGTGTCTGACACTATCAGCTTAGATAGAATGATTAAGCAGTCATGGGCGAATGGCTTGCCTGACCCTGACATTTTGGCGGTATTTTTAGAAGAAGCAGAAGAGTTAACCAACCGCAACAAATATCTGCCTATATTCTTAAAAGACACGAGCAATACCACTGTGATACAGGCACTCCAGCGTGACTTGCATACCATTAAGGGTGGTGCGCGAATGGTGACAGCGAGTGGTATTGCTGATTTGGCTCACGAAATGGAGGCGGTCTACAAGGATTTTGTAGATGGTCGCCGTCCTGCCACTAAAAAGGTGGTTGAATTGTTAGTGGCAAGCCATGATTGGCTTGCAGATGCAGTGTCTGTTCTTAGGCAAAATGTCAATCCGCCCGTTCCAGGCTTATTAATCGAAGCATTGCAGCTGTTTAGCAAAAATCCTGATGGGTTAAAGCATATTCCAAAAGAGTCATTACAAGCACAGCGAGAAGCGATTCTTATTGCTAAAGAAAAGCAAGATTCCCAGTATTTGGCAAAAGATATTAGCGAGATGCCCTCCATGCTCAGTAGTAGTGTTACTGAGGACGATCAGAGTGTGAGCAGTAATGAGATGATTCGTATCTCAGGCGGTCTGATTGAGCATATGATCAATCTATCTGGAGAGTCAGCGATTAACCGCGCTCGTATCGATATGGGTATCAGTAGCTTGACCAACAGTATTGAGGATATGGGCATCACTGTACAGCGACTGGCTGATCAATTACGCCGAATGGAGATTGAGCTAGAAGCACAAATACTATCGCAAATCGATGATGAGTTGATTAATAATGAAGATTTTGACCCGCTAGAAATGGATCAATATTCGTCTTTGAATCAGCTATCAAAATCTTTGACAGAATCTGCCTCAGATTTGATTGATATTAATCACACATTATTAGAAAAGACCCGTGATAGCGAAAGTTTGCTATTACAGCTATCGCGTACGCAAACTGAGCTGCAAGATGGTCTCATGAATTCGCGTATGGTGCCATTTACGCGTTTGACACCGCGCCTTGAGCGTATCGTGCGTCAGACTGCCAACGAGCTTAATAAGTCTGTCGAATTGACAATCATCAATGCTGATGATGAGATGGATAGAACCATTCTAGAACGTATTACCTCGCCACTTGAGCATATGCTACGTAATGCGGTTGACCATGGTATCGAAAACACTTCGACGCGTCTAAAAGCAGGGAAGGAGCGTAGCGGGCATATCACGCTTGAAGTACATCGCGAAGGTAGTGAGATTGTTATTCAGCTGATAGATGATGGTCGTGGAATCGATGTAGAAGCAGTACGTAGCAAGGCGATTGCTCAAGGTCTTATTGATGCAAATGATAATAGCCTTACTGATCTTGATGTCATGCAGTACATCTTCAATGCAGGATTAAGTACCAGCACACAAGTGACCCAGATTTCAGGTCGCGGCGTAGGTATGGATGTGGTCATTAGTGAAATTCGTCAACTGGGCGGCGTGGTATCGGTTGTCTCAGAACTTGGCAAAGGGTCGCATTTTACGATGCGTTTGCCACTAACAGTTGCGGTGTCTGATGCGTTGGTGGTTCGAGCAGCAGATCGTTACTATGCCATACCTTTGGTGCAAATTGAGCGTGTGGTGCGTGTCAATCCAGAGAAGCTTTATGATTATTATCAGTCAAATGAAGCCACATTAAGCTTTGAAGATGTTGACTATCGAGTGCGCTACTTAAATGAGATTTTATCCGGTAATAAACTCAATGAGCTGGTCGTCAACACCAATACCAGTCTACCGCTGATTCTTATTAAGAACCGTACTGGTCATAATATTGCACTACAAGTCGATCAAATCGCAGGCTCTCGTATCGAAGTGGTGGTAAAACCTTTAGGACAGCAGTTGTCTCATATACCAGGGATTTCTGCTGCAACTATTATGGGTGATGGCTCAGTCATGCTGATCTTAGACCTGATTGCATTAATGCGTAATGTACAACTAGGGAGAAACCTCTCAAACGCTGATGACTTTAAGCGCGGGCGTATAGAGTCTAAATCAACCATCTTAGTGGTTGATGACTCAGTGACTGTACGTAAAGTAACGTCGCGTTTCTTAGAGCGTCAAGGGTTCAATGTGGTGGTTGCAAAAGATGGTATCGATGCGATTGATATATTACAAGACACGACACCAGATATGATACTACTAGATATTGAAATGCCGCGTATGGATGGTTTTGAGGTGGCAACTCAGGTCAGACACAATAAGCATTTGAAACATATCCCAATTATCATGATCACATCACGTACGGGTGAGAAGCATCGTGAGCGTGCTTTGGAGATTGGTGTAAACGATTACATGGGTAAACCATTCCAAGAACAAGAGCTACTAAATAAAATCCAGAGAATACTGGGTAAAGAGGTCAGCTTGACTCATGAAGGATAA
- a CDS encoding CheR family methyltransferase — translation MNNLTRPDSCLPETSKSVLARALMSEDYIDVQQWQKYIEQEIGFVLPDVQLQWLTNAINHTASLHGLSITKLWDQVPNNSAIRQRLLDKVLIHESRFFRHMPSIEFVIKCALEHQQQLLIDTHIDRVPNELFRIWSVGCACGQEAWSLAMSLASEQLTNYSILGTDVSQQAIAKARLGRYDSRQQLLIPQRYQQFVRPSSTKITTDTPNSTDSATIRINTESQWQVAPVLQQHVDFALHNVIEQQPPTSHLQHVIICQNMLLYFRKFDQRDILTRLSEQCVLGGYIILAPGEALFWRPSNMRRIAHPQVNVWQKISA, via the coding sequence GTGAATAATTTGACTCGACCAGACAGCTGTTTACCTGAAACATCAAAATCCGTATTGGCGAGAGCTTTAATGTCAGAAGACTATATTGATGTGCAGCAGTGGCAAAAATATATAGAACAAGAGATTGGCTTTGTTTTACCAGATGTCCAATTGCAGTGGCTGACCAATGCAATTAACCATACAGCGTCATTGCATGGGTTGAGCATTACAAAGCTTTGGGATCAAGTACCAAATAATAGCGCAATACGTCAGCGTTTATTGGACAAAGTATTGATTCACGAAAGCCGTTTTTTTCGCCATATGCCGTCTATAGAGTTTGTTATAAAGTGCGCTTTAGAGCATCAGCAGCAACTGCTTATTGATACCCATATTGATAGAGTTCCTAACGAATTGTTTCGAATTTGGAGTGTGGGGTGTGCTTGTGGGCAAGAAGCTTGGTCACTTGCAATGAGCTTGGCATCGGAGCAGCTGACGAACTACTCAATTTTGGGTACTGACGTCAGCCAGCAAGCAATTGCAAAAGCAAGATTGGGGCGGTATGACAGTCGACAGCAGTTGTTGATACCACAGCGATACCAGCAGTTTGTTCGGCCATCGAGTACTAAAATTACAACTGATACTCCAAATTCAACTGATTCTGCTACGATCAGAATAAACACCGAGTCCCAGTGGCAAGTTGCACCAGTTTTACAGCAGCATGTAGATTTTGCTTTACACAATGTTATTGAACAACAACCACCCACCTCACATCTTCAACATGTGATTATCTGTCAAAATATGCTGCTCTACTTTCGTAAATTTGATCAGCGAGATATTTTAACCAGGCTATCAGAGCAGTGTGTGTTAGGTGGATATATTATATTGGCTCCCGGTGAGGCGTTGTTTTGGCGTCCTTCAAATATGCGCCGCATTGCGCACCCGCAAGTGAATGTGTGGCAAAAAATCAGTGCCTAA
- a CDS encoding chemotaxis protein CheW, translating into MASKGFIELLRLADLARARKSGRRGGQEYDWQGVVFEIGGQRLVAPMGQVSEVLAMPEYTSLPLVKPWMLGIANIRGRLLPITDLSQFLQVPSRLAQMSQRKVMVIDHGDFFSGLLVDQVIGIEQFTQDQYRAEAIESSSPFAPYNHGKFFKNEQDWYVFMPSLLAQDPQYADAAI; encoded by the coding sequence GTGGCTTCCAAAGGATTCATTGAGCTTCTGCGTCTAGCCGATCTGGCACGTGCTCGCAAAAGTGGCCGTCGCGGTGGACAAGAGTATGACTGGCAAGGTGTGGTCTTTGAGATTGGCGGGCAGCGTTTGGTCGCGCCAATGGGTCAAGTCTCAGAAGTTTTGGCCATGCCAGAGTATACAAGCTTGCCTTTAGTCAAGCCTTGGATGCTGGGTATCGCCAATATCCGTGGTCGTTTGTTACCCATAACAGATTTGTCTCAGTTTTTACAAGTGCCGAGCCGCTTAGCACAAATGAGCCAGCGTAAAGTGATGGTTATAGATCATGGTGATTTTTTCTCAGGGCTATTGGTAGATCAGGTTATTGGTATTGAGCAGTTTACTCAGGATCAATACCGCGCAGAAGCCATTGAATCAAGTTCGCCCTTTGCTCCTTATAATCATGGCAAATTTTTTAAAAATGAGCAGGACTGGTATGTCTTTATGCCAAGTCTGCTCGCGCAAGATCCGCAGTATGCTGATGCTGCAATATAG
- a CDS encoding response regulator, whose translation MTTVLVIDDSPSEMAKFRDMLARHNFKVLEAINGEQGCQMAAEHLPDVILMDVVMPEMNGFQATRKITRGKTTAHIPVIMISTKNQETDRVWGKRQGAKEYMAKPIDENGLVNIIHKVMG comes from the coding sequence ATGACTACTGTCTTAGTCATTGATGACTCACCATCTGAAATGGCAAAATTCCGCGACATGCTTGCCAGACATAATTTTAAAGTATTAGAAGCGATAAATGGCGAGCAGGGCTGTCAAATGGCGGCGGAACATTTACCAGATGTTATCTTAATGGATGTGGTCATGCCTGAGATGAATGGCTTTCAGGCAACTCGAAAAATAACTCGTGGTAAAACCACCGCTCATATTCCTGTGATTATGATTAGTACTAAAAACCAAGAGACCGATAGGGTTTGGGGTAAGCGTCAGGGTGCTAAAGAGTACATGGCGAAACCAATTGATGAGAATGGTTTGGTGAATATCATTCATAAAGTAATGGGGTAG
- the pilG gene encoding twitching motility response regulator PilG yields the protein MENNFDGLKVMVIDDSKTIRRTAETLLQKAGCEVVTAIDGFDALAKIVDNNPDIIFVDIMMPRLDGYQTCALIKNNPDYANKPVIMLSSKDGLFDKARGRIVGSDEYLTKPFSKDELFEAINQYR from the coding sequence ATGGAAAATAATTTTGATGGCTTAAAAGTAATGGTGATTGATGATTCAAAAACCATTCGCCGTACCGCAGAAACCTTGTTACAAAAAGCAGGTTGTGAAGTAGTGACCGCAATTGATGGTTTTGATGCTTTAGCGAAAATCGTTGATAACAATCCAGATATTATTTTTGTCGACATCATGATGCCGCGTTTAGATGGCTATCAAACATGTGCATTAATAAAGAACAATCCAGATTATGCCAACAAACCAGTCATTATGTTGTCGTCTAAAGATGGTTTGTTTGACAAAGCAAGAGGCCGTATTGTTGGATCTGATGAGTATTTGACCAAGCCATTTAGTAAAGATGAGTTGTTTGAGGCAATTAACCAGTACCGCTAG
- a CDS encoding HlyD family efflux transporter periplasmic adaptor subunit, giving the protein MTASQILKTSTYFISALILAACQPSAPTDESVMVDDSSTVDTPLVITDDSVTMAPDHILSIKPSRYQPSIGLQGNLEPVKQVKLMTAHPVTIEEVLVTEGQLVEKDMPLLIVRRVRSDNSEANSPDTIESNTSTPAKRTQEQELTSESSGTKPPENHDKSQSVKSIMAEDKISDLQEEDSSRSSSTNDDNVSVKDDVTDSADQETHSKSPYNLVTIRASFAGRVEGLQVKAEDQLAARTPLLQLNDETQLYFVSSLPIQAKPQLSIGQTVNFSVNGQSDNFTGQISKLTTTSQPKKLLVHVDVIENKASRATLLPNMKVIGRVDYGQIDVGTIVPKRALHDVDLTELQKPPYKPLRPLTANVWIIGQDQRLMRRPIEVVEYNPTTKQYLIAGISNDSLICLADLPIDSNGKKVIVS; this is encoded by the coding sequence ATGACAGCTTCTCAAATTTTAAAGACCAGCACCTACTTTATCAGTGCTTTGATACTAGCTGCCTGTCAGCCCTCTGCACCTACCGACGAATCTGTGATGGTCGATGATAGTAGTACTGTAGATACACCTCTTGTTATTACCGATGATAGCGTCACCATGGCTCCAGACCATATATTAAGTATAAAACCATCACGTTATCAGCCTAGTATTGGACTACAAGGCAATCTTGAACCTGTCAAGCAAGTCAAGCTCATGACTGCACACCCAGTAACTATCGAAGAGGTATTGGTCACCGAAGGTCAGCTGGTAGAAAAAGATATGCCATTGCTCATCGTTCGACGTGTACGTTCAGACAACAGCGAAGCAAATTCACCCGATACTATAGAAAGCAATACTTCAACACCAGCGAAACGCACTCAGGAGCAAGAGCTTACAAGCGAGTCCAGTGGTACAAAACCACCAGAGAATCACGATAAATCTCAATCGGTCAAATCTATAATGGCTGAAGACAAAATATCTGATCTACAAGAAGAAGACTCTTCACGATCTTCATCCACTAACGATGACAATGTCTCTGTTAAAGATGACGTAACCGATAGTGCCGATCAAGAAACGCATTCAAAATCACCGTATAACTTGGTCACGATACGTGCGAGTTTTGCAGGGCGCGTAGAAGGGTTACAGGTCAAAGCAGAAGATCAGCTCGCAGCTCGTACGCCTCTTTTACAGCTGAATGATGAGACGCAGTTGTACTTTGTCTCATCATTACCCATTCAGGCAAAGCCTCAGCTTTCGATTGGTCAGACTGTCAACTTTTCAGTGAATGGACAATCAGACAATTTTACCGGTCAAATCAGCAAGCTGACCACAACGAGTCAACCAAAAAAGCTTTTAGTACATGTGGATGTGATTGAAAACAAAGCCAGTCGTGCCACATTATTACCAAACATGAAAGTCATAGGACGTGTGGACTATGGTCAAATAGATGTGGGTACAATTGTACCCAAGCGTGCGCTTCACGATGTTGACTTGACAGAATTACAAAAGCCACCATACAAGCCACTAAGACCTTTGACGGCCAATGTATGGATTATTGGACAAGATCAGCGCTTGATGCGTCGGCCTATTGAGGTAGTAGAATATAATCCTACAACAAAACAATATTTAATTGCAGGCATTAGTAATGACAGTCTGATTTGTTTGGCAGACTTACCTATTGATTCTAATGGTAAAAAAGTCATCGTTTCCTAA